The Rickettsia endosymbiont of Gonocerus acuteangulatus nucleotide sequence TTGCTTTGCACATTAAAAAAGAAGAGGATACATTTCTTGATCATTTCAGATTAAAGCATATAGTTAAAAGTTATTCCGATCATATAGCTGTGCCGATATATTTCTTTGATGAGGGGGATAATAACAAAATACAGCTAAATTCTGCCTCAGCTTTATGGACAAGATCAAAGTCAGAAATTACAGAAGAACAATATAAAGAATTTTATAAAAGTTTATCTTATGCTGTGGATGATCCTTGGATTACGATGCATAATAAAAACGAGGGAGCTATAGAGTTTACGAACCTACTATTTATCCCATCAAGCAAAACTTATGATTTATTCCATCCTGATCGCAAAAGACGAGTGAAATTATATATTAAGAGAGTATTTATTTCTGATGAGAATATTGATTTAATCCCATCATATTTAAGGTTTTTACGAGGAGTGGTAGATTCAGAGGATTTACCGCTGAATATAAGCCGTGAATCGTTGCAACATAATAATGTACTTGAGAAAATTAAAAACGCTATTACCAAAAGAGTCCTAGGCGAACTTAAGAAAAAGAAAGAAGATTCGCCTGATGAATATAATAATTTTTGGGCTAATTTCGGCGGAGCTTTAAAAGAGGGGTTATGTGAAGCTACCACCGATCATGAAAAGTTATTAGAAGTATGTATATTTAGAAGTGCCTTGCATAATAAAATGATTAGCCTTGATGAATATATAAAAGGCTTTAAAGAGGGACAGAATACTATATATTATTTAAGTGGTGATAATCCTGATAAGCTACTTTCAAGCCCGCAAATTGAAGGGTTATTAAGTAAAAATATCGATGTGTTATTATTTACCGATACTGTTGATGATTTTTGGGTAAATGTTAATAGCGAATATAAAGGACATGCGATTAAATCGGCTACAAGAAGCGATATTGATGTAGACCAAGCTACTTTATCATCTGAGGAAAAAGATAAAGATAAGAAAAAATCTGATGATGAATATAAATCATTAACTGATTATTTTAAAGAGACTTTAGGGAGTTTAGTTAAGGATGTTAAAATATCTAAAAAGCTGACTTCAAGCCCTGCTTGTCTTGCCGTTAGTGAAGCCGCTATGGATATTCGTATGGAGCGATTTTTAATTGAGCAGAAACAAATAGCAAATGCTTCTACTAAAAATTTAGAGCTAAACCCTAAAAATAAGATCATAGAAAAAATATTTAATGACTTAAAAGCGAATAATAAAAATAACGATGAGCTAGTTAAGTTAATATTTGATCAAGCTTGTATTTTAGAGGGTGAACCGGTAGCAGATACAG carries:
- the htpG gene encoding molecular chaperone HtpG gives rise to the protein MTQEKKKFDAEVGKILNLMIHSLYSNKEIFMRELISNASDACDKLRYLSQSEAELVAGDSNFKITVKVDKNNSQVIIRDNGIGMNKEDLIENLGTIARSGTANFLKNLLGDSKKDNMLIGQFGVGFYSSFMVADKVTVTSRKAGEDKVYVWESEGEGEYIVSDSDREFSRGTEIALHIKKEEDTFLDHFRLKHIVKSYSDHIAVPIYFFDEGDNNKIQLNSASALWTRSKSEITEEQYKEFYKSLSYAVDDPWITMHNKNEGAIEFTNLLFIPSSKTYDLFHPDRKRRVKLYIKRVFISDENIDLIPSYLRFLRGVVDSEDLPLNISRESLQHNNVLEKIKNAITKRVLGELKKKKEDSPDEYNNFWANFGGALKEGLCEATTDHEKLLEVCIFRSALHNKMISLDEYIKGFKEGQNTIYYLSGDNPDKLLSSPQIEGLLSKNIDVLLFTDTVDDFWVNVNSEYKGHAIKSATRSDIDVDQATLSSEEKDKDKKKSDDEYKSLTDYFKETLGSLVKDVKISKKLTSSPACLAVSEAAMDIRMERFLIEQKQIANASTKNLELNPKNKIIEKIFNDLKANNKNNDELVKLIFDQACILEGEPVADTGAFSKRLNDIVQKAIL